The region GAGAACATTTATTAGTACAAAATATTCACAGCTGCATTTTTGCTCCGGTTATTAAAGATGGACATTTATTAGGTGTTGTGGAATTGGTTTCTGAAAATCCTAGAGATTTAAACAGCGTCAATGCAACAAAACTGGAATTGGTACTTCCTTATTTAACAGATACTATTGACCGTTACAATACTGACATGCAGCATCAGGTTGAAGCGATTATTCAGCGTGAATACACTACAATTCATCCAAGTGTTTACTGGAAATTTAAAAGAGAATCTCAAAATTATTTCCAAAATTTAAATCATACAAAAGATTATATTTTTAAAGAAATTGTATTTAAGAATGTATTCCCGCTTTATGGTCAGATTGATATAAAAGGTTCTTCTGAACACAGAAATGAAACAGTGAAAATTGATTTAAAAAGTCAACTTTCCGCACTTTTGGAAATTTTCGATAATCAGCAAGCAAACTCTAATCTGGTTCTTTTGGAACAAAGAAAATTTGAACTGGAATCATTGAGAAGTGAATTGGATTTCCCTTTAAAAGCAGATACTGAACAACATATTCAGCGCTATATTGAAGAAGAAATTCACCCGATACTTAAAAACACAAAAAGTAACCCTAAAAGCGAAAAATTAGAAAAACTTTACTTTGAAACTCTGGACGATAAAACAGGAATGTTTTATCAGGAAAGAAAGAAATTTGACAATGCCATGTCAATTATTAATAAAAGGCTGGCAACGGTTTTAGATAAAAAACAAGTTGAAGCACAGCAGATTTATCCGCATTATTACGAGCGTTTTAAAACAGATGGTGTAGAACATAATTTGTATATAGGAGCTTCAATTTCTCCAACAAAACCATTTGATATCATGTATCTGCACAATCTGCGTTTGTGGCAATTGCAGACTTTATGCGAAATGGAGCTGGAACATCACGAACTTAAAGAATCGCTTCCATATGAATTGGATGTAACTTCTTTGATTTTAGTTTTTAGTTCGCCACTTTCTATTCGTTTTAGAATGGATGAAAAACGTTTTGATGTTGACGGAACTTATAATGCGAGATACGAAGTCGTTAAAAAACGTATTGATAAATCTCATATTAAAGGAACTACTGAACGTATTACCGAAAAAGAGAAAATTACAATTGTTTATTCTCAAAACAGCGAAGAAGCAGAATATTTAAAATACATCAAATATTTACAGCATAAAAAAATTCTGGAACCGGCAATAGAGCAATTTGAAGTCGAAGATCTTCAGGGAGTTTCCGGTTTAAGGGCTATTCGTGTAAAAGTGATTAATAACACTTCAAACCCGGCTGTTAAAAAGATAACTTATCAGGATTTATTAGATGAGCTCAACTAAAAGTTGAGCTTTTTTTTATTTTTTAAACACATAGAGACATAGCTTTTAGAGCTTCAAAAAGGCGTTTCACTTGCATTAATTCACATAGATCAGCTATGTGTTAGAAACTAGTTTCTTTCTATATTCTTTGTAGATAAAGAAAAAAACTATGTTTCTATGTGTTTAAAACATTTTCGCATAAAAAAAGCTTTGTCAAGTTTCAAACTTTGACAAAGCTGTCAATCATAAAAATATGTTTTAAAATTTTAAATCGATTTAAAAGCAATTACAAACGAAATTACAGTTATAATCAACCCGAACATAAAGAAGTTATAAGCAATACGAAGCAAATTATACTTTCGCTGTAAAACTAATCCCAGATAATACAAATCTTTAATCATCGTCGAATACAAATAATCGCGGTCTTTCATCATTTCATTCATTGCCCAGTCGTAATCTTCAAGAGGCATTTTATAGAAATTTCCGAAGAACATTAAATTTACTTTTTTTGCTTCGACATCGCCGCGAGTAAAAAAACCTGACGTTACTTTTGGTCTTGTTGAAAGAATTGCAAAAATGATTGTTATCACGCTTGACATCAACATGATAAAAGTCGGTACAACTAAATGTGCATTTTTCGGACTATCCAGTTTCGGAATAATAGACGATAAAGCAATCGAAATTATAATAGCGTTTACAGATAATA is a window of Flavobacterium crocinum DNA encoding:
- a CDS encoding GAF domain-containing protein, coding for MDIHFYKESPFTTIISFHKLIESFEQIALSDVDYRSDYAKAILKQIESIPELRTGIQDYSVIKENEALIKNILADLFPTALTHNEIKAVTIPFQNISFNYTERFKKILKNAGDEFYMEIRDFDEHQFYINNCCLILSNYYKQHIDFNKPFFYDIPDESGVEKHYRILYNADFMEIIPTENAVPLTPEDIDQLIDNYQDINLWKSKFPKGSWILRGFGIVSLFDATTESAISTLKSNLLKPGVKTVTTDKEISNIFQSIFNLPNLKVGFIIYNPEEEKFLRPAKYDTQLRSFLLSENQEVDCKNAFFGCSFENLLDNKEPFVISNVKKFTEESSNKRLGEHLLVQNIHSCIFAPVIKDGHLLGVVELVSENPRDLNSVNATKLELVLPYLTDTIDRYNTDMQHQVEAIIQREYTTIHPSVYWKFKRESQNYFQNLNHTKDYIFKEIVFKNVFPLYGQIDIKGSSEHRNETVKIDLKSQLSALLEIFDNQQANSNLVLLEQRKFELESLRSELDFPLKADTEQHIQRYIEEEIHPILKNTKSNPKSEKLEKLYFETLDDKTGMFYQERKKFDNAMSIINKRLATVLDKKQVEAQQIYPHYYERFKTDGVEHNLYIGASISPTKPFDIMYLHNLRLWQLQTLCEMELEHHELKESLPYELDVTSLILVFSSPLSIRFRMDEKRFDVDGTYNARYEVVKKRIDKSHIKGTTERITEKEKITIVYSQNSEEAEYLKYIKYLQHKKILEPAIEQFEVEDLQGVSGLRAIRVKVINNTSNPAVKKITYQDLLDELN